One Vicia villosa cultivar HV-30 ecotype Madison, WI linkage group LG5, Vvil1.0, whole genome shotgun sequence genomic window, gaaggatacgatgtctttgatgtggatacctaCGAAATGAGCCTGGTTCTGGATTTGACTATTCCTCCTAAGTTCAAGATACccaactttgagaaatacaaaggacttacATGCCCAAGAAGTCATTTACGCATGTACGTcagaaaatggctgcttatgccaatgaccaaaagctgatgatgcatttcttccaagacagtCTAAGTGGGGCATCTGTCGAATGGTACATGCAGTTGGAAAAGacacatatccgaagctggaacgaccttgctaatacgttcttaaagcaatacaagtacaatctggacatggcacccaatcgaatGCAGTTACAAAATTTGTCCCAGAAGAAAGAAGAATCATTCAAGGAatacgcccaaagatggcgagaaatggcgtcccgagtccaacctccgttGCTAGAAAAGgagctggttgacatgttcatgagaactctacaaggaccatactatgataagatgatcggaagtgtatccTCAGGATTCTCAGATCTAGTAGTCATCGGAGAAAGAATTGAAGACGGAATCAAAGAtgggaaaatacaaggagcatcatctaactcttatcactcaaagaggcccacctcaaccttcgctaaaaagaaggaaggggagaccaacgcAGTAGTGCATCAAGAGCCTAGACCTCCTATGTCTTACCCGCCTCAACAAAACAGGTTCCAAGGTCCTCCAAGGAAATTCGATCCTTTGCCTACTTCCAGAAGTGAAATACTGAAATATCTGGTAATTGAGCGATTGGTAGAACTTAGACCTATGCCACCTCCGATTCCTGAAAAAGCTACACCCAATTTCAGACccaatgaaaggtgtgaatttcacgccaattctcctggaCACACGTTAGAAAAATGCTGGGCTTTCAggcacaaggttcaagacctgatcgaGTCTGGGGCAATTGCTTTCGACAAACCTAATGTGAAGACAAATCCCATGCCTCGTCACGATGGCACAGTCAATGCAATCGAGGTCGTCACTGAGCAAGAGTTAGTTCAACAACGGAGTTCCCCaatagatgcccttaagaggtatctactcgCAAGGGGGttcatcctagaacataacgaggcTTTTAAGGACACCCTGCAGAGACTCGTGGACCAAGGGATAATTCAGTTGAAAGAACACCCCGAGGAGGAGTATGTGGCCATGCTGGAGAGGAACGAGCCATTAATAATACCTAGTCCAGGAGCAAGGAAGACATTAATCATCCCCTGCGCCAAGGCACCATTGATGATACCCACGCAAGTACACACTaggatcatcccaatcagagaTCCATATCCGGTGGACAAAATGAAAGCGGTCCCTTGGGAATATGATTCTAGTAGTAATACAAAAGTAACAAGCATCGTGGGGCCTGGAGGTATGACTCGTAGTGGTCGCATATTCAATGCTGCGAAACCGAATGAGAACTTAGCACAAGCCAGTAATCAAGCTACTGTGGTTCCGACAGAAGAAGGCACAGCCAAGGATAAAGAGGTCGTTAACAAAGACGctgaagaattcttggcattaatcaagaaaagtgattatagagtggtggaCCAGTTACACCAAACTCCGTCCAAAATATCACTCCTCTCGCTGCTAGTACATTCGGAAAAACACCGAGAtgccttgatgaaaatcctgaatgcTGCCCACGTAACTAAAGACATCACTGTAAATCAAtttgatggaatggtggctaatctcacCGCTGGGGCATGTTTAAGCTTCAATGATCATGAGCTACCCCCACAAGGGAAAgagcacaacaaagccttacatatctccatacaatgtggaAAAGCTCATCTATCCAGATTTCTGATTGACACAGGGTCGTCACTAAACGTGATCAATTTCAGGccagatctatttcgacctcttccatgctgtatgaatcttcgaaagattcTCCGTCAACGTCTTCAGCTTCAATGTATGTTACCCTTTCCTTCTTGaaacttttatttgctctagccttttc contains:
- the LOC131604758 gene encoding uncharacterized protein LOC131604758: MSYPPQQNRFQGPPRKFDPLPTSRSEILKYLVIERLVELRPMPPPIPEKATPNFRPNERCEFHANSPGHTLEKCWAFRHKVQDLIESGAIAFDKPNVKTNPMPRHDGTVNAIEVVTEQELVQQRSSPIDALKRYLLARGFILEHNEAFKDTLQRLVDQGIIQLKEHPEEEYVAMLERNEPLIIPSPGARKTLIIPCAKAPLMIPTQVHTRIIPIRDPYPVDKMKAVPWEYDSSSNTKVTSIVGPGGMTRSGRIFNAAKPNENLAQASNQATVVPTEEGTAKDKEVVNKDAEEFLALIKKSDYRVVDQLHQTPSKISLLSLLVHSEKHRDALMKILNAAHVTKDITVNQFDGMVANLTAGACLSFNDHELPPQGKEHNKALHISIQCGKAHLSRFLIDTGSSLNVINFRPDLFRPLPCCMNLRKILRQRLQLQCMLPFPS